In Desmospora activa DSM 45169, one genomic interval encodes:
- a CDS encoding M23 family metallopeptidase: MLRRIFQLLLLLGLIGAIGVAVYWVYDMNQGTEVPEMMVPGELATVYAEVESEMKVPWPYLAAQHEILNEYKGVDRQQILALAEEMRDAVGKEELSDDDAEQAVRALLSESEAGEVIALAQSYRWAASPLTEDYRFPFDAEQNVDYGDTWGDSRTYGGDRVHEGTDMFAAKGTPIRSVSDGEVVSKGWNELGGWRLRIQDEAHPQISYYYAHLERYAEGIEDGVKVKKGQIIGYVGDSGYGPEGTTGQFAPHLHFTVYVRESRWSPMREAINPYAFLQVWEVGLGEEQK, translated from the coding sequence TTGCTGCGTCGCATATTTCAGTTGTTGTTGCTTCTGGGATTGATCGGGGCGATAGGAGTCGCCGTTTATTGGGTATACGATATGAACCAGGGGACGGAGGTCCCGGAGATGATGGTGCCGGGAGAGTTGGCCACCGTATATGCAGAGGTGGAGTCAGAAATGAAGGTGCCTTGGCCTTATCTGGCTGCTCAGCATGAGATATTGAACGAGTATAAAGGGGTGGATCGGCAGCAGATTCTCGCTTTGGCGGAGGAGATGCGGGATGCCGTCGGGAAAGAGGAGCTAAGCGATGACGATGCAGAACAGGCAGTCCGTGCTCTGTTATCGGAATCCGAGGCGGGAGAGGTGATCGCCTTGGCGCAATCCTATCGTTGGGCAGCGTCTCCGCTGACGGAAGATTATCGCTTTCCCTTTGATGCGGAACAAAATGTGGATTATGGCGATACATGGGGGGATAGTCGCACCTATGGCGGCGATCGTGTCCATGAGGGTACGGATATGTTTGCCGCTAAGGGGACACCAATTCGTTCAGTCAGCGACGGTGAAGTTGTATCCAAGGGATGGAATGAGTTGGGCGGATGGCGACTTCGAATTCAGGATGAAGCGCATCCACAGATCTCTTACTACTATGCGCATTTGGAGCGCTATGCGGAAGGGATTGAAGATGGCGTCAAAGTGAAAAAAGGGCAGATTATCGGTTATGTAGGGGACAGCGGATATGGGCCGGAGGGAACGACAGGCCAGTTTGCGCCACATCTTCATTTTACCGTTTATGTCCGTGAAAGCCGTTGGTCGCCCATGCGGGAAGCGATCAATCCTTACGCTTTTTTGCAGGTGTGGGAGGTAGGTTTAGGGGAAGAACAAAAATGA
- a CDS encoding alpha/beta hydrolase → MQKHILFIQGAGHGAYEEDGKLAGYLQDALGSNYNVLYPKMPNEEKPDYETWKVQISKDLSKLNGEVIFVGHSVGGSILLKYLSEEKLTKTITSVFLIAPPYDESVLQEDSSSKLQEIPRIFFYHSRDDEIVPFSHLTHYAEKIPKAIIRKFDGRGHLFDNDLSEVVEDIKGL, encoded by the coding sequence ATGCAAAAACACATATTATTCATTCAAGGTGCAGGTCATGGAGCATATGAAGAAGATGGAAAATTGGCAGGATATCTGCAAGATGCTCTCGGCTCCAATTACAATGTACTTTATCCTAAGATGCCTAATGAGGAAAAACCTGATTATGAAACATGGAAAGTTCAGATTTCAAAAGACCTTAGCAAGCTAAACGGTGAAGTGATTTTTGTTGGACACTCTGTGGGCGGTTCCATTTTGTTGAAGTATCTTTCTGAAGAGAAACTGACAAAAACTATTACCAGTGTGTTCCTTATTGCGCCACCATATGATGAGTCTGTTTTGCAAGAAGACTCCTCCTCAAAGCTTCAAGAAATACCACGAATTTTCTTTTACCATAGCCGCGACGATGAAATTGTTCCTTTTTCCCACCTTACACATTATGCAGAAAAAATTCCGAAGGCAATTATTCGGAAGTTTGATGGGCGTGGACATCTGTTTGACAACGATTTGTCCGAAGTTGTTGAGGATATCAAAGGCTTATAA
- a CDS encoding Tex family protein gives MEANERYQLIATELGLRPGQVKASVELMEDGNTIPFIARYRKEMTQELDEEQLRAIEERHRYLVQLNQRKEEVIRLIDEQDKLTDELRQKIETADKLQTVEDLYRPYRPKRKTRASVARERGLAPLAEAMQRAQTEEEVNALAPSFVDEEKEVDSAEAALAGAMDILAEELADDADIRKWVRERMWKRGVLVSEAKDPDTTSVYEMYYGRREPVRTMPAHRILAVNRGEREDVLKLHIEVEEDGPILTRLERALSPRPYRYLKEVAADSYKRLIFPSLEREIRNSMTEMAEEQAIHIFSENLRKLLLQPPIRGKWVLGLDPAYRTGCKWAVVDDTGKMLEVGVIFPTPPQARIEEAKQRIKQLLQSYPIGIIAIGNGTASRETESFVAELLKELERNVYYIIVNEAGASVYSASKLAREEFPDLDAAQRSAVSIARRLQDPLAELVKIEPKAVGVGQYQHDVSQKRLGESLTTVVESAVNHVGVDVNTASVALLQYVSGVNASVAKNIIKRRDEEGRFNDRAQLKKVPRLGAKTYEQCIGFLRIPTGENPLDQTPIHPESYPVVEALLQELGSQPQEIGSAALKEKLRTVDVAATAQQLECGEPTLRDIVEALLRPGRDPREELPAPVLRSDVLQLEDLREGMELKGTVRNVVDFGAFIDIGLKNDGLVHISKMSERFVQHPMDVVGVGDIVDVWVLSVDTKRERVALSMVPV, from the coding sequence ATGGAAGCAAACGAGAGATATCAATTGATTGCGACGGAGTTGGGATTGCGTCCCGGACAGGTGAAAGCCAGTGTGGAATTGATGGAGGATGGGAACACGATTCCGTTTATCGCCCGTTACCGCAAAGAGATGACACAAGAGTTGGACGAAGAGCAGTTGCGGGCGATTGAAGAGCGGCATCGTTATCTGGTGCAGTTGAATCAGCGCAAAGAAGAAGTGATCCGTCTCATCGACGAACAGGATAAACTGACGGATGAACTGCGGCAAAAAATTGAGACTGCCGATAAGTTGCAGACGGTAGAGGATTTGTACCGTCCCTATCGGCCCAAGCGGAAGACGCGGGCCTCAGTCGCCCGTGAGCGCGGCCTGGCGCCTTTGGCTGAAGCGATGCAGCGGGCGCAGACGGAGGAAGAGGTGAACGCACTCGCCCCCTCTTTTGTCGATGAGGAAAAAGAAGTCGACTCAGCAGAGGCGGCATTGGCCGGTGCGATGGATATTTTGGCCGAGGAGCTGGCGGATGATGCCGATATCCGCAAATGGGTGCGGGAGCGGATGTGGAAGCGGGGTGTATTGGTATCAGAAGCAAAAGATCCCGATACCACTTCGGTGTATGAGATGTACTACGGACGGCGTGAACCGGTTCGCACGATGCCGGCACACCGCATTTTGGCCGTCAACCGGGGTGAGCGTGAAGATGTGCTAAAGTTGCACATCGAAGTGGAAGAGGATGGCCCCATCCTAACGCGGCTGGAGCGGGCCTTGTCTCCACGGCCCTACCGCTATTTGAAGGAAGTGGCTGCCGACAGCTATAAGCGGCTGATCTTTCCCTCGCTGGAACGTGAGATCCGTAATTCAATGACGGAAATGGCAGAAGAGCAGGCGATTCATATTTTCTCGGAAAACCTGCGTAAACTGTTGCTGCAACCGCCGATCCGAGGCAAATGGGTACTGGGATTGGATCCGGCCTACCGCACCGGTTGCAAATGGGCGGTAGTGGATGATACCGGCAAGATGCTCGAAGTGGGAGTGATCTTTCCGACACCGCCGCAAGCCCGGATCGAAGAGGCTAAACAAAGGATCAAACAGCTGCTACAATCGTATCCAATCGGTATTATCGCCATTGGAAACGGGACTGCTTCCCGTGAGACGGAATCGTTTGTGGCGGAGTTGTTGAAAGAGTTGGAGCGCAACGTCTATTACATCATCGTCAATGAGGCGGGGGCTAGCGTTTACTCCGCTTCCAAACTGGCGCGGGAGGAGTTTCCCGACTTGGATGCGGCCCAGCGGAGTGCAGTTTCGATTGCCCGCCGTCTACAAGACCCCTTGGCGGAATTGGTAAAGATCGAGCCAAAGGCGGTCGGTGTGGGACAGTATCAGCATGATGTGTCGCAAAAGCGGTTGGGTGAAAGTTTGACCACAGTGGTGGAGTCGGCGGTCAACCATGTCGGTGTCGATGTGAATACCGCATCGGTAGCGCTATTGCAGTATGTTTCCGGGGTCAATGCCTCCGTGGCCAAAAACATCATTAAGCGTCGGGATGAAGAAGGTCGTTTTAACGACCGTGCACAGTTAAAAAAGGTACCACGCTTAGGTGCGAAAACCTATGAACAGTGCATCGGATTTTTGCGCATTCCCACAGGGGAGAATCCTTTGGATCAGACACCGATTCACCCGGAATCGTATCCGGTGGTAGAAGCGTTGCTGCAGGAGCTGGGCAGTCAACCCCAGGAAATCGGAAGCGCAGCGCTGAAAGAGAAGTTGCGAACCGTCGATGTAGCGGCGACGGCGCAACAGCTGGAATGCGGGGAACCAACCTTGCGCGATATCGTGGAGGCGCTATTGCGACCGGGGCGCGACCCACGGGAAGAGTTGCCGGCGCCGGTGCTTCGCTCCGATGTCTTACAGTTGGAAGATCTGCGTGAAGGAATGGAATTAAAAGGAACCGTGCGCAATGTGGTCGACTTTGGCGCCTTTATCGATATCGGCTTGAAAAATGACGGCTTAGTCCATATCTCCAAGATGAGTGAGCGCTTTGTGCAACACCCGATGGATGTGGTGGGGGTCGGTGACATAGTCGATGTGTGGGTGCTGTCCGTCGACACCAAACGGGAACGAGTTGCGCTCAGTATGGTACCGGTATGA
- a CDS encoding slipin family protein, with the protein MIHIQKDQRGFFFKRGDYVKFLKPGSYFSPLFANRSFSRYQVVIVDVNEPFSLPDHPLHLFLHDEELLQELTILDVQDHELALHYEDGKFVNVYPSGKYAFWNVYKKHTFTMVDKREPAVEEEIDRTIFNQTELRGYFQIQHIPKQHRGLLFYNHQFQKEVKPGNYYFWYSAIAVNMETIDMRRQQLDIAGQEMMTADKVTLRLNFVCQYQVTDPLKVLEINNFKEQVYIHLQLVLREYIGTYRLDELLKQKQEIGSLVLERLKEKEAEFGVRFIDAGVKDIILPGDVKEIINTVLIAEKKAQANLITRREETASTRSLLNTAKLMDQNETLYRLKELEFMERICEKIGDISITGGGNLLEQLNDLLVRRAGEK; encoded by the coding sequence ATGATTCACATTCAAAAGGATCAGCGCGGCTTCTTCTTTAAACGGGGTGACTATGTCAAATTCCTCAAGCCGGGGAGCTACTTTTCGCCGTTGTTTGCCAACCGCTCCTTCAGCCGTTATCAAGTCGTGATCGTGGATGTCAATGAGCCGTTCTCCCTTCCCGATCATCCCCTTCATCTGTTTTTACACGATGAAGAGCTGCTTCAGGAGCTAACCATCCTCGATGTACAGGATCATGAGTTGGCGCTTCACTATGAAGACGGAAAATTTGTCAATGTATATCCTTCCGGCAAATATGCCTTTTGGAATGTATATAAAAAACACACCTTTACGATGGTGGATAAACGGGAGCCTGCGGTTGAGGAAGAGATTGACCGCACCATCTTTAATCAAACGGAGTTACGGGGATATTTTCAAATCCAGCATATCCCCAAACAACACCGTGGCCTTCTTTTTTACAATCATCAGTTTCAAAAAGAGGTAAAACCGGGAAACTACTATTTCTGGTATAGCGCGATCGCCGTTAATATGGAAACGATCGATATGCGCCGTCAGCAACTGGACATCGCCGGCCAGGAAATGATGACCGCAGATAAAGTGACACTGCGGCTCAACTTCGTTTGCCAGTATCAGGTGACCGATCCGTTGAAAGTGCTGGAGATCAACAACTTTAAGGAACAAGTCTATATCCATCTGCAGCTGGTATTGCGGGAATATATCGGCACCTATCGCTTGGACGAGTTGTTGAAACAGAAGCAGGAAATCGGCTCCCTCGTATTGGAGCGGTTAAAGGAGAAAGAAGCGGAGTTTGGCGTCCGTTTTATCGATGCTGGAGTAAAGGATATCATCTTACCCGGCGATGTCAAAGAGATTATCAACACCGTCCTGATCGCGGAGAAGAAAGCACAGGCCAATCTTATCACCCGCCGGGAAGAGACCGCATCGACCCGCAGCCTCTTAAACACCGCCAAGCTGATGGACCAAAACGAGACACTGTATCGATTGAAAGAGCTGGAGTTTATGGAGCGCATTTGTGAAAAAATCGGCGATATCTCCATCACCGGCGGCGGCAACTTGCTGGAACAACTGAATGATCTGCTAGTACGGAGAGCGGGGGAAAAATAA
- a CDS encoding ABC transporter permease yields MVYWELLIKNIKVQFQYRIAHMINNLGSLIFGFIYIAIWVGVLTGKEEGSPYSATDMTHYMAYGQALLWMTIFLTPGLGIPNRVRNGAISLEMARPVSYFTYTAAQEAGRIIYNLCFRSIPILLIFALTVGIHLPTNPISYLWMTVAAAVAIWLSINLHYLIGISACWTYEISGAHFMIVTLLFGLGGQLVPLDLLPGNLGLWAQWLPFAGVLYTPVIIYLEKAGMEALLIPVLWASVLTLFNLWLTGRARRKLEIQGG; encoded by the coding sequence ATGGTTTACTGGGAGTTATTGATCAAAAACATCAAGGTCCAATTCCAATATCGTATCGCCCATATGATCAACAATCTGGGCAGTCTTATCTTCGGCTTTATCTATATCGCCATCTGGGTCGGGGTATTAACAGGGAAGGAAGAAGGCAGCCCCTATTCCGCCACTGATATGACTCACTACATGGCGTATGGACAAGCGCTTTTATGGATGACGATCTTTTTAACACCAGGCCTCGGCATCCCCAACCGGGTGCGAAACGGAGCGATCAGCCTGGAAATGGCGCGCCCTGTCTCCTATTTCACCTATACCGCAGCACAGGAAGCGGGACGGATCATTTATAACCTCTGCTTCCGTTCCATCCCGATCTTGTTGATATTTGCACTTACGGTGGGCATCCACCTTCCTACTAACCCCATTTCTTATCTGTGGATGACGGTTGCAGCAGCTGTCGCGATCTGGCTTTCCATTAACCTTCATTACTTGATCGGGATCAGCGCCTGCTGGACCTATGAGATCAGTGGAGCTCATTTTATGATCGTCACGCTTTTATTTGGTCTCGGAGGACAACTTGTGCCGCTCGACTTGCTGCCGGGAAACTTAGGCTTGTGGGCACAATGGCTTCCTTTTGCCGGTGTGTTGTATACACCTGTCATCATTTATCTGGAGAAAGCCGGGATGGAAGCCCTATTGATACCTGTCCTTTGGGCTTCAGTATTAACCCTGTTTAATCTATGGCTGACTGGACGTGCCCGGCGGAAGTTGGAGATTCAAGGGGGATGA
- a CDS encoding ABC transporter permease has translation MKLFFTLWGASLRSRMQYKGNFLFSSFTYGLIMAVDFLMLAAILLRFDDVMGWTIYEVGYLYGIASASMSLYRLLAPEIHEFERYMVEGEFDSLLIRPVPPLTLLLTRNLELSRIGGVVQGIAILVLSLHGLAATTHWLPALLYLPVAFISGLIISFALGLITATLAFWTQRIKDFQAFTLYAPNNAASYPMSIYPGWLKWILFTVLPVAFIAYVPALYLLDKGGTWHNLWVSPAVAGVFLWISLRFWRFGIRYYHSTGS, from the coding sequence ATGAAACTGTTCTTCACCTTGTGGGGAGCCAGCCTTCGTTCTCGTATGCAGTATAAAGGGAATTTTTTATTTTCCTCTTTTACCTACGGCCTGATCATGGCCGTCGATTTTTTGATGTTAGCAGCAATCTTGCTAAGATTTGACGATGTGATGGGCTGGACAATATACGAAGTCGGTTACCTGTATGGGATTGCATCGGCATCGATGTCCCTTTATCGCTTGTTGGCTCCGGAAATCCATGAGTTTGAACGCTATATGGTAGAAGGGGAATTTGACAGCCTCCTGATCCGTCCTGTTCCTCCACTTACCCTGCTGTTGACCCGTAACCTGGAACTGAGCCGAATCGGCGGAGTGGTACAAGGGATTGCAATCCTTGTCCTCTCCTTACACGGATTAGCAGCAACGACTCATTGGCTTCCCGCCCTTCTCTACCTACCCGTCGCCTTTATCTCCGGGTTGATTATTTCCTTCGCATTGGGGCTGATCACCGCCACCCTCGCCTTCTGGACCCAGCGCATTAAAGATTTTCAAGCTTTTACTCTATACGCCCCCAATAACGCAGCCAGTTATCCGATGAGCATTTATCCCGGTTGGCTGAAGTGGATCCTGTTTACGGTTCTGCCTGTCGCTTTTATCGCCTATGTACCCGCCCTCTATCTACTGGATAAAGGGGGAACATGGCACAACCTGTGGGTCTCCCCAGCGGTAGCAGGGGTATTTCTATGGATTTCCTTGCGCTTTTGGCGGTTTGGCATTCGTTATTATCACAGTACGGGAAGTTGA
- a CDS encoding ABC transporter ATP-binding protein, with product MIEVKNLQKTFQVPITQPGIFGSIRSLFSRQHRRVKAVQNISFSVETGECVGYIGPNGAGKSTTIKMLSGILHPSDGTVTVMGHSPQQERSIVARHMGIVFGQRTQLWWDLPLRDSYEILKQMYQLSEMDFQRFLRRYDDLLGIGSFIDTPVRKLSLGQRMRADLAAALIHDPTVLFLDEPTIGLDVVAKNRIRTFLQTMNREQKKTILLTTHDMDDIESLCQRVIVINHGTIILDGTLDALRQRIGLPSELLLQFATTPTVTPIPEVEHIDLQAENRVLIRYDRARITVPTILDFTRHWGETVDIQMQEPSIESVVETIYRAR from the coding sequence ATGATCGAAGTGAAAAACTTGCAGAAAACCTTTCAAGTGCCAATCACACAACCGGGGATATTTGGATCCATCCGGTCTCTTTTTTCTCGACAACACCGGCGAGTGAAGGCAGTGCAAAATATCTCCTTCTCGGTAGAGACTGGAGAGTGCGTCGGCTACATCGGACCCAATGGAGCCGGCAAATCCACCACCATCAAGATGTTGTCCGGAATCTTGCATCCCAGCGACGGCACAGTGACGGTGATGGGACACAGCCCACAACAAGAGCGATCCATCGTCGCCCGTCATATGGGAATTGTGTTTGGTCAACGGACACAGCTATGGTGGGACTTGCCTCTGCGTGATTCTTATGAAATTCTGAAGCAGATGTATCAACTGTCAGAGATGGATTTTCAGCGCTTTTTGCGACGATACGACGACTTGCTCGGTATTGGAAGCTTTATCGATACACCCGTGCGTAAACTATCACTGGGACAGCGGATGCGAGCAGATTTGGCTGCGGCGTTAATTCACGATCCCACTGTACTGTTTTTGGATGAGCCTACCATTGGCTTGGATGTAGTGGCTAAAAACCGAATTCGCACCTTTTTGCAAACCATGAATCGCGAGCAGAAAAAGACCATTTTGCTGACCACCCATGATATGGACGATATTGAATCCTTGTGTCAGCGGGTAATTGTTATCAACCATGGCACCATCATCTTAGATGGTACCCTCGACGCTCTGCGGCAGCGGATTGGCCTTCCTAGTGAACTGCTGCTACAGTTTGCAACAACGCCTACCGTCACCCCTATCCCTGAGGTGGAACATATCGATCTACAAGCGGAAAATCGTGTTTTGATCCGCTATGATCGCGCCCGCATCACTGTGCCAACAATTCTGGATTTCACCCGTCACTGGGGAGAAACGGTCGATATCCAGATGCAAGAGCCCTCGATCGAAAGTGTAGTGGAGACGATCTATCGGGCCAGATGA
- a CDS encoding sugar-binding transcriptional regulator, with protein sequence MVSKRWAERRQMVRAAYLYYEAGLNQSEVAKRIGLSRPLISKLLQKARETGIVEISIKDDTIVTTQLEEQLTNAFGLAEAIVIPVQEGWDDEEVKRQMAKTAGILLKKRITRSKTVGVSWGTTLYHFVQEFPFVQAKHLRILPLIGGMGRNYGQLHSNQLAKQLADKLSATCEHLYVPAILSSENLKEQLLDSMDIRALLHEATRVDVAIVGLGSPYASTMTQLGYLKESDLESLMKFGAVGDINSRFIDENGEEVADPINERVIGIDVEDMRSIATVVCMVTGKGKAKALLAALHGGYIDILVVDSETAAAVLRLKEGGGRVVRGDQSDGDVLY encoded by the coding sequence ATGGTTTCAAAAAGATGGGCAGAGAGACGACAAATGGTTCGCGCAGCCTATCTCTACTACGAGGCGGGACTCAACCAATCCGAAGTGGCAAAGCGGATCGGTCTGTCCCGCCCCCTGATATCCAAATTACTGCAAAAAGCGCGGGAGACCGGGATTGTAGAGATTTCCATCAAAGACGATACCATTGTGACTACGCAATTGGAGGAGCAGTTGACAAATGCCTTTGGCTTGGCAGAAGCGATTGTCATCCCGGTGCAAGAAGGTTGGGATGACGAGGAAGTGAAGCGGCAAATGGCGAAGACGGCGGGTATTCTGCTGAAGAAACGGATTACCCGTTCCAAGACGGTAGGTGTATCTTGGGGGACGACCTTGTACCATTTTGTACAGGAATTTCCCTTCGTCCAAGCAAAACATCTGCGCATTTTGCCTTTGATCGGGGGGATGGGGCGAAATTACGGGCAGCTACATTCCAATCAACTGGCCAAACAATTGGCGGATAAATTGAGTGCCACTTGTGAACACCTCTATGTTCCCGCGATCCTCTCTTCTGAGAATCTAAAGGAGCAGTTGCTGGATTCGATGGACATCCGGGCATTACTCCATGAGGCGACCCGGGTGGATGTGGCCATTGTCGGTCTGGGCAGCCCCTATGCCTCTACCATGACTCAATTGGGTTATCTAAAGGAATCCGACTTGGAGAGCTTAATGAAGTTTGGAGCCGTGGGTGACATTAATTCCCGCTTTATCGATGAAAACGGAGAGGAAGTGGCCGATCCCATCAACGAGCGCGTGATCGGAATCGATGTCGAAGATATGAGAAGCATCGCTACGGTTGTCTGCATGGTAACGGGAAAAGGGAAAGCAAAAGCTTTGCTAGCTGCTCTCCATGGTGGATATATCGATATCCTGGTCGTGGACAGTGAGACGGCGGCGGCGGTTTTACGCTTAAAGGAAGGTGGTGGCCGAGTTGTTCGAGGAGACCAGTCAGACGGAGATGTACTGTATTAA
- a CDS encoding NAD(P)H-dependent oxidoreductase — MLGLNRRLKDLQKQGARIRVGLVGAGQMGRGMIAQIAGMAGMDVVATADLMPENARNAYLHAKVSASAILETQDEGKADRAIRSGRVVVTSDAGMIPRLEEVDVVVDATGHPNVGAMVAWNAIMQKKHIVMLNVEADVTIGPYLKKVADAAGVVYTGSAGDEPGALMELHDFAEALSFEVIALGKGKNNPLDRSANPDSCAEEARRKKANPKMLASFKDGTKTMVEMNAVSNATGFLPDVAGMHGPSGQVKDLPSLFRLREEGGILNGMKIVDYVNGVAPGVFAVITTELDEIHEEMKYLSMGEGPHYVLYRPYHLTSLETPISIARAYLDRESTIAPHYGNRSETVAVAKKALKLGEALDGLGGFTAYGRLVTAQAQKESQALPIGLISPDVVMKRHVPQGEIITYDDIEFREKREIVKIRELMDALL; from the coding sequence ATGCTGGGACTGAATCGAAGGTTAAAAGATTTGCAAAAACAGGGAGCCCGCATCCGTGTCGGTTTGGTTGGAGCGGGTCAGATGGGACGGGGCATGATCGCCCAGATCGCCGGGATGGCCGGGATGGATGTGGTGGCCACCGCCGACTTGATGCCGGAAAACGCGCGCAACGCCTATCTGCATGCAAAGGTATCCGCAAGTGCCATCCTGGAGACGCAGGATGAGGGGAAGGCTGACCGGGCGATTCGGAGCGGCCGGGTGGTTGTTACCTCGGATGCCGGGATGATCCCCCGGCTGGAGGAAGTGGATGTGGTCGTGGACGCTACCGGCCATCCCAATGTAGGGGCCATGGTGGCCTGGAATGCGATTATGCAGAAAAAGCATATCGTCATGCTCAATGTAGAAGCCGATGTGACGATCGGCCCCTACCTGAAAAAAGTGGCAGACGCCGCAGGTGTGGTCTATACTGGATCCGCGGGGGATGAACCGGGAGCGTTAATGGAACTGCACGATTTTGCTGAAGCGCTCTCCTTTGAGGTGATCGCGCTGGGGAAAGGAAAAAATAATCCGCTGGATCGCTCAGCCAACCCGGATTCGTGCGCGGAAGAAGCCCGCCGAAAAAAAGCGAATCCAAAGATGTTAGCTTCCTTTAAAGACGGCACCAAGACGATGGTGGAGATGAATGCCGTCTCCAATGCTACCGGCTTCCTTCCCGATGTGGCGGGAATGCACGGTCCCAGTGGCCAAGTGAAAGATCTTCCTTCGCTGTTTCGCCTGCGGGAAGAAGGTGGGATCTTAAACGGAATGAAAATCGTGGACTATGTCAACGGTGTCGCTCCTGGTGTCTTTGCCGTCATTACGACGGAATTGGACGAAATCCATGAAGAGATGAAGTACCTCAGCATGGGGGAGGGTCCTCATTATGTCCTCTACCGTCCGTATCACTTGACCAGTCTGGAGACCCCCATCTCCATTGCCCGTGCCTACTTGGACCGCGAATCGACGATCGCACCCCATTACGGCAATCGGTCGGAAACGGTGGCGGTGGCGAAAAAAGCGCTAAAACTGGGAGAGGCTCTGGATGGGCTGGGTGGATTTACCGCCTATGGTCGGTTGGTGACCGCTCAGGCACAAAAAGAAAGCCAAGCTCTTCCTATCGGCTTGATCAGCCCGGATGTTGTGATGAAACGGCATGTCCCTCAAGGAGAAATCATCACCTATGATGATATTGAATTCAGGGAAAAGAGGGAGATCGTCAAAATCCGGGAGCTGATGGATGCCCTATTATAA
- a CDS encoding PTS glucitol/sorbitol transporter subunit IIA, whose protein sequence is MKYLMDSRVTKIGSMVSDFVEQEKTLIIFHENAPEELHDLALLHRVTPLNDEIQVGDKFILGETEYEVTSVGGKANETLRDLGHCTLRFTGRTETDLPGEVALEEKSVRDIHVNAPLRFVRDQGVLSCWD, encoded by the coding sequence TTGAAATATCTGATGGATTCCCGAGTGACGAAAATCGGCAGCATGGTAAGCGATTTTGTAGAACAGGAGAAAACCTTGATCATCTTTCATGAGAACGCGCCGGAGGAACTTCATGACTTGGCCTTGCTCCATCGCGTCACCCCATTGAACGACGAGATCCAGGTAGGGGATAAGTTTATCCTTGGCGAGACCGAGTACGAGGTGACCAGTGTAGGGGGCAAAGCAAACGAAACGCTCCGGGATCTCGGTCATTGCACCCTTCGCTTCACCGGTCGCACAGAAACCGATCTTCCCGGAGAAGTGGCCTTGGAAGAAAAATCGGTTCGAGATATCCATGTGAATGCCCCGCTTCGCTTTGTCAGAGATCAGGGGGTGCTATCATGCTGGGACTGA